Within the Coturnix japonica isolate 7356 linkage group LGE22C19W28_E50C23, Coturnix japonica 2.1, whole genome shotgun sequence genome, the region agagaggTGAGAGGGGACTATGGCCACAGATACAGCATAGCAAACGCTACGTGTGCCCAGCACTGCTATCCAGCATCTCACCTGGTAATCGAGCATCAGAAGGACAGTGCAGCGCACATTGACATCTCCTGGCCTCTTCACCTGGAAGCCATCTGTCTCCTGAGTTGTAGCAGTTCTGTGCCACTGGAATACGTGCAACAGGAGGGGGATTTAGCTGCACCTACACGCTCGATTCCTTTTGCTCCCGCTGCTTGCCACCCAACCTCCCCCACGACAGAAGATTCATCTTATTCCCATTTATAGTTTGAAACAAGAGTTAATGCATTTATTCAGAGCCCTGGCAAGTCAGTGGAAAAGCTAAGATAAGAATTCAAGAGAATTCAGCCCTGGCACCTAGCCACTTGTTAAAGCCTTAAATATCCCACTTCACAAGTTACCAACTACACACAAATTCAATCTGCTGGAACAACAACCCATTTGTAGAGATaatacagcaaaaagaagcaagcTCACCTCTACCAGGTGATTGTCAGGGCCATAGAGGTCTTTATCAAGTTCAATGACCAGAGATTTAAAGAAGGATGagaactttcttttctgtttggtgGCATCGTATTTGGACAAAGCAGACTGCAAGCAAcacaggaaggaagagagagtCAGGAGAGCAAGTTCCAGGACTCAAGCACAGGCAAGGTGCACAGCAGTGTTCCTTTAAGTTGTGAACACTTACATTCATCAACACATGCTCGAAAATCAAGTTCCAAGTCAAAAATGGTGAAAGACTGGAGATAAAGATGAGCTTGGAGGAATTAACTTACTCAGCAATTACATAAAATGCGAGTGCCCTGGTTCTAAGAGCCAGGGTACACAAGTGCTACTGATCGGCTCTCACCATTAATTCTTATAGCTATAAGAACTTTGTATAACTCATGTTCTGCCATGGGGATACCCATCGGTCTCCGAGTTGGGCTCTCGGTCTCGTCACCATCAGACTCCTTGGAAAACAGAGATGAAGGAGGATATCAAGCCCTTAGCTACACTCCCAGACACTAAGAAACTGGTTCAATTTCCAATTCCAGACCCATCAAATCAGCTCTGCAGTTGGGTGCCTTACACTCACATCTTCTAGCAGCCTTCCTTCTACTCGAAGCTCCCAGGAGGCCACTGTTCCTTCACCATCCTCTGCATCCGACTTGGCTGGATTGAAGGTATTGGAGATAAAAATACGTAGCTTTCGCTTTTGCTACAAGAAAAAGCATCAGCTCAGTATTCATTCAGAAGCAAAGGGATGAGAATCATGCTTATGTTTTGTTAAAACTAAGCtaaatattcttcttttcctcatacATCCACTCTCAGgacaaacagcacagagagagGCAGTCTTGGTTCTACCCCCCCACTTAAGTCCTGGGCATTACAGTTCTCTCTATGCTTATAGGGTTATGACACAACCTTCAAAGCCCTCCTACTCTTCTGATAACAGTAAGTCTCTGAATGTCCCTCTCCTACCTTAATGGGTCGTTTCAAAGCCTCCTGGATATCCAAGCGTTTCCTCATGATCGTCTGGTCCAATTTCCTTTCAAAGGCCAGCAGGTCCATATAAGCTTGAGACTCAGGCACAAGTTCACGGATCTACAAGCAGAACACGAGCCAATCAAGAATGCAAATCACTGTCAGTTCCCCCACATCTCCATATCAGCAGAGGCTGTCAACTGCACATGCCACTCACCCTCTGAGGTAGAATTTTGTCTGCCATCTTCTTCTTTTTAGCACTGTAAAGTAAGGAGAGCATTAAAATGGCAACCATTCTGCTAATTAACACTGGACGTTCACAAAAGGAGCGAGATGAGGTTTGTGTTTTAGGACCAGGGCATCAGCAAtgctctcagccctgcagcagctgatcGCCTTAATACATCCCcaaggaaagcaatgaaagcaaGGCTGCATCATTGGAAAGGAAGCCTTATGGCTCAATGTGCTTTAGACAGACTTTTCTAGGAGACTCAGAGATGCATTACCAACGTTACCAAGGCATCACATTGTACTATCAGAAACTGAACATTAACTTGCTCTTGTCCAGCAGTTGCACATTACTTTTTTATCTGCTGGAAATTCCCCTCTACCAGAGACGAAGCTGCACGAGAACATCAAAGTTTCTTTCAGCcacccaacaaaaaaaaagcagcaatgagAGGCCCAGGCCTGGCTCTGCACACAGAAaagctttgtgctgctctgagcagccagcagatgacaccaagtCAGTGCTGACCCCTTCAGAGAGAGCCTGCAGCTCAGTGATGCCTGCCCTCACCCTGATACACAGATCTCGTCCCATGGGGCTTCATGAGGAGAGAAGCAATGTGTCCACGTCCACCTGGGGATGCCCTGAGCACCCTCAATGCTCTGGTGATGCACAGAGATACCTCGAAGACCCCTTGGACCCAAGGATGCCCTGAGACTCCTCTTTGCCCTCGGGGTGTCCTGAGGAACCCTGTTGCCATAGGAATGCCCAAGGATATGCCCAAGACTCATCTGCCATCCCAGGGATGTCCTCAGGAcccctgctgctctgaggaTGCCCAAGGGACATTTTGAGACCTTCACTGTTCCCTCCCCTGCCCTGGAGGAGCACAGGGAAGATCTGGGACCCTCATCTGCTCCAGGAACCCTTCCTATTTCAAGGATACCCAAGGATATCCTAAGCCTCCCACTGCCCTGGCAGCATCCTTTGGACACCCATTGCCCTGAGAACCCCCCTGTTGCCAAGAGGACACCCAACGATGTCCCCAGAGCCTTTCTACCCCATAGTTATCCTATGAATGACCCGAGCTCCTCCCCCCACTCACAGCTCTAAGGATGGCCAAGGATGCCctgatcccccccccccccccccgcaccGTCTATTCCCTGAGCCCCCCAGCACCCCCGGTTCTTACTTGTGGTTGCGGTTGGGCACCGCCTGAGGCTGAACCTGCTGCAGTTGCTGCGGCGCTGGTCTCTTACGGGCCTGATCCAGGCCGGCCTGCGCCATACCGGGCCTCACTGCCGGGCTCCCACCGTACCCGGGCGGCCCCATAGAGGGGCCTTGCGGTGCCAAACGGCTGCCCGGTAACATCCCAGGGCGCtgcaaggggaagaaaaaagccgTTCCAATGCCCACCCGGGGGGAAGCCGGCCCCGTCctcggccccgccgcccccactccctcccgccccgccccgcagcgGCCCCTCCCCTGCCTCACCGGGTAGGCGGCCCCTGGTAGAGGTGAGCGGTACAAGCCCTGTCCCGGGGCTGGGCCCATGCGCACCGGTCCGCCTGGTGTGCCCGGACCCAGCGCTCCGGTCCCGGTagcggccccgccgcctccaCCGCTGGGAGTCACTGACTGGAAGCCCGCCcgcgccgccatcttgtccaGCACAAAGAGGAGCGGGCCGGAACCGGAGCTCTGACATAGAGAGAGCGCGGACAGCGGCCTAGAGCGGCAACGGCTGCAGAGAGCGCCCCCTGCCGGCGGGAGGAACTGCGGGGGGTGGGAAGTagtgggtggggagggggtcGTGGGTGGGTTTAAGGTTCACTACTGTGGGGGAATAGGGGCCTGGGGGAGTATGGCAAGGTtctggggtgggggtggggggtgtaGAGCGTGGGGAGGGCTGTGGGTGGGGGTAGAGGACTTGGAGAGGGCTATGGGATGGTGTTGGGTTTGGGGGTTTCAGAGAccatggatgggatggggtatTTGCAGGGGGGGATGTGTGGGAAGGGGCTGCGTCCTGGGGACATGCATGGACCATAGGAAAGTGTTTTGAGGGTGCAAGGTGCTGGAGGATGGTGCTCATTAAGCCTCGATGCTGTGACTGagttggggtgggggtcccctGTTCTTACAGGTGCTCTGTGCTCGTGTTTGGGGCTGCTTTGCTTAGGGCTGGGGATGCTTGGAGGAGGATTCCTCCCTCCCTCAGTAGAAGGCACAGCGCTGAATTAAAGGCCGCTTTTTGCAAGTATTAGCATTACTTTCCTTGTCCCCAGGGCACTCATCCGTGTGGTTGCTCATAGAGCAGAGGGACCTGCATCCAGCCTGCATTAATCCATGAATAAAATCCAAGAGAGCAGCCACACCGCAAGTATTAATTAAGCAATTAATGATAATCACAGGCCATTTAGGAAGCTGTCCTGTACAGTGCATGGCATTGTTGACTGAGGAGAAAAGTGGGGAGTTGTTGGCATCTTTTCCACcaaattcagtgtttcttgaCCTCGATAGAAAACACGATGCCGTGAGCACAGCCATTAGCTGTTGTCTCAGCATCCGTGTGTCCGTGCAGTTAATGTAATGCCACCTCCAACACAGCCTTGGCGCCTGGCTGCCTGATGAAATATTCATGGTGAGGAGAAGCGGTGGAACTTATCTGCTCCGTATTGTTCAGATGCAGCAACTTCAAGTGAGGCTTAAAGCCCGGCAGGAGCCTTTGGACAGAGTTAGGAAGTGGCTGGGAGGGATATAGAAATAAGGAAGGGCTGAGCTGAGAAATGGtctctctccagcagcagttccCTGTCTGCCTggaactggggagcccagcactgagcccagtGCTCCAGTTGTGgcctccccagggcagagcagaggggaggtgCACCTCCCTCCATCACCCTGCTGGccaggctctgtgcagtgcaCCCCAGGGTATCATTAGCCTTCTTGTCACACTCCTGGCTCATGGTTACCCCGTTGGCCACCAAGAGACCCACGTCTTTTtttgcagagctcctttctCACAGCTCAGCCCTTGTCCACTCATCCAACCCACACTTAAGAGCTGTGGGTTCCTAAGAGCTGAGCACAGTGTTGCCCCAGCTCCCCCTCTCCAGGGACGTTCTGatgccatttctccttgtcctctGTCATTAGCTGTGTTTCATAAGAAGCAAGGGAGGGTGAAATAACCCCAGTGTCTCCTTACACTtgtcctttctccttccctcagcCTGAGGGTTTGCTTGGTTCACTGCTCGGTGAAATGCTACCCGTGCACCTTCGTTTCCTGCACCTGCTGGCATGAGGCATCTCTGCTGAAACCTTCCCCAGCCCGCGTGGCTCTGGCTCCAGGCAGCCGAGCAGCATCCAGGGCTGTGTAATTATAGCCCAGTGCCTGTTTCTGCTGGCAGCGTTAGCAGAGAGCAAGTGGTAACCAGGAGTTATTGCTGTGGAGGAGAGGAGGTGATGCTATCAGTGCCGCCGCTATCTGCATGGTGCGTGATTAATCCTTGCTCTGTAGGGTTTCAGCAGCTACACAATCAGCCGTGTGCAAGCAGGTGCTTCCCAGCAACCTCAGGCTGAGGCGTGCAGCACCTTGTCCTCGCGTGCATTGTCAGTGATGCTTCCTGGGGAGTGTAATTAACTCCTTGTCTTGTGCGCAGTGTGCACCAACAGCCTTGGATGCACACTCTGCATGCATCACACACCTTGTAGCCCGCCAGCTGTTCACAGCCCATCCCTATAATCCTGAGCAATGCAAGGATCCTCGTTCCTGCTCTGGTGCTGTAAAGATGGTGTGTACATTGGAGCTTGGAGTCAGAAAATGTGCAGCTTGTCCACAACTCACATTGATTCCTGTCTGGCTTCTGGCCATGCACCCATTCCTCACCTATTGCTGGCTCCAGGGCTGCAAAGACCCCAGGCAGAGGCTGAGGATGCAATGTGAGGTTGAGGTGGTTGGAACCCAGCACATTTTTaggctgctggggaagggacAGTGGGGTcagggctgctgcctgcccctgcagcaggggctgctgagTGCCACTGCAGAGGTAGCAAGCATAGTGAGCTGCTCTGGCTTCACAGTGTCTGGCTGCAATTAATTTAGGTTCATTAACTCCCTTCTGGGCTTAGCTATATCATCCTGTTCCTATTCAAAGCCCACCCTGTGGCCTTTGCAGCACCAGCTCTGGCAGAGGAGGACTGGAATAGCAGCAATTCTCTTCTAGTTTGAATGCACACCACCCATCTGCTATTTCCAGGAGCAAGTTTGGCATTTCAGctttccctgcctgctgcccatTTGCTATTATTCAATCTCCATGGGGTCCCTAGGGCTTTTTTGGATGGCCAGTGCTGGATCTGGCACGCTACTTTTGTTCTTTGCATCTAGAAATCATAAGGACAGAAACTGTTTGCAAATGGCTTGTATTATGGCTGCTAC harbors:
- the SMARCD1 gene encoding SWI/SNF-related matrix-associated actin-dependent regulator of chromatin subfamily D member 1 isoform X1, whose translation is MAARAGFQSVTPSGGGGGAATGTGALGPGTPGGPVRMGPAPGQGLYRSPLPGAAYPRPGMLPGSRLAPQGPSMGPPGYGGSPAVRPGMAQAGLDQARKRPAPQQLQQVQPQAVPNRNHNAKKKKMADKILPQRIRELVPESQAYMDLLAFERKLDQTIMRKRLDIQEALKRPIKQKRKLRIFISNTFNPAKSDAEDGEGTVASWELRVEGRLLEDVSSALSKYDATKQKRKFSSFFKSLVIELDKDLYGPDNHLVEWHRTATTQETDGFQVKRPGDVNVRCTVLLMLDYQPPQFKLDPRLARLLGIHTQTRPVIIQALWQYIKTHKLQDPHEREYVICDKYLQQIFESQRMKFSEIPQRLHALLMPPEPIIINHVISVDPNDQKKTACYDIDVEVDDTLKTQMNSFLLSTASQQEIAALDNKQSRCCAYLLQIHETIETINQLKTQREFMLSFARDPQGFINDWLQSQCRDLKTMTDVVGNPEEERRAEFYFQPWAQEAVCRYFYSKVQQRRQELEQALGIRNT
- the SMARCD1 gene encoding SWI/SNF-related matrix-associated actin-dependent regulator of chromatin subfamily D member 1 isoform X2, which codes for MAARAGFQSVTPSGGGGGAATGTGALGPGTPGGPVRMGPAPGQGLYRSPLPGAAYPRPGMLPGSRLAPQGPSMGPPGYGGSPAVRPGMAQAGLDQARKRPAPQQLQQVQPQAVPNRNHNAKKKKMADKILPQRIRELVPESQAYMDLLAFERKLDQTIMRKRLDIQEALKRPIKQKRKLRIFISNTFNPAKSDAEDGEGTVASWELRVEGRLLEDSALSKYDATKQKRKFSSFFKSLVIELDKDLYGPDNHLVEWHRTATTQETDGFQVKRPGDVNVRCTVLLMLDYQPPQFKLDPRLARLLGIHTQTRPVIIQALWQYIKTHKLQDPHEREYVICDKYLQQIFESQRMKFSEIPQRLHALLMPPEPIIINHVISVDPNDQKKTACYDIDVEVDDTLKTQMNSFLLSTASQQEIAALDNKQSRCCAYLLQIHETIETINQLKTQREFMLSFARDPQGFINDWLQSQCRDLKTMTDVVGNPEEERRAEFYFQPWAQEAVCRYFYSKVQQRRQELEQALGIRNT
- the SMARCD1 gene encoding SWI/SNF-related matrix-associated actin-dependent regulator of chromatin subfamily D member 1 isoform X3, whose amino-acid sequence is MAARAGFQSVTPSGGGGGAATGTGALGPGTPGGPVRMGPAPGQGLYRSPLPGAAYPRPGMLPGSRLAPQGPSMGPPGYGGSPAVRPGMAQAGLDQARKRPAPQQLQQVQPQAVPNRNHNAKKKKMADKILPQRIRELVPESQAYMDLLAFERKLDQTIMRKRLDIQEALKRPIKQKRKLRIFISNTFNPAKSDAEDGEGTVASWELRVEGRLLEDVSSALSKYDATKQKRKFSSFFKSLVIELDKDLYGPDNHLVEWHRTATTQETDGFQVKRPGDVNVRCTVLLMLDYQPPQFKLDPRLARLLGIHTQTRPVIIQALWQYIKTHKLQDPHEREYVICDKYLQQIFESQRMKFSEIPQRLHALLMPPEPIIINHVISVDPNDQKKTACYDIDVEVDDTLKTQMNSFLLSTASQQEIAALDNKIHETIETINQLKTQREFMLSFARDPQGFINDWLQSQCRDLKTMTDVVGNPEEERRAEFYFQPWAQEAVCRYFYSKVQQRRQELEQALGIRNT
- the SMARCD1 gene encoding SWI/SNF-related matrix-associated actin-dependent regulator of chromatin subfamily D member 1 isoform X4, with protein sequence MAARAGFQSVTPSGGGGGAATGTGALGPGTPGGPVRMGPAPGQGLYRSPLPGAAYPRPGMLPGSRLAPQGPSMGPPGYGGSPAVRPGMAQAGLDQARKRPAPQQLQQVQPQAVPNRNHNAKKKKMADKILPQRIRELVPESQAYMDLLAFERKLDQTIMRKRLDIQEALKRPIKQKRKLRIFISNTFNPAKSDAEDGEGTVASWELRVEGRLLEDSALSKYDATKQKRKFSSFFKSLVIELDKDLYGPDNHLVEWHRTATTQETDGFQVKRPGDVNVRCTVLLMLDYQPPQFKLDPRLARLLGIHTQTRPVIIQALWQYIKTHKLQDPHEREYVICDKYLQQIFESQRMKFSEIPQRLHALLMPPEPIIINHVISVDPNDQKKTACYDIDVEVDDTLKTQMNSFLLSTASQQEIAALDNKIHETIETINQLKTQREFMLSFARDPQGFINDWLQSQCRDLKTMTDVVGNPEEERRAEFYFQPWAQEAVCRYFYSKVQQRRQELEQALGIRNT